Proteins from a genomic interval of Nitrospina gracilis Nb-211:
- a CDS encoding VOC family protein — MDTASRLGIRKVFSVEFVVDFFDRSRNFYIEKMGLVETHHSTPQWEERFKSKALYFSANDVRLMVSTPLSNHSYTAQYLKILCPGIRNVTLQVEDLDRAVDYLKEHHATFVHPEKVVEAGDSRHRFITIATPIGFLEITFLEVTGNEEDIPMFEKVPHPPAEQSPFKNIDHMTINARTLYPVYNFFEHVMDFKKFWSVSFHTPDTRSGRKGTGLSSQVMYDPGSQVKFATNEPLYPHFNESQIQTFVERNHGAGIQHIALAVDNLLETVETLKGRGIEFLDTPDTYYDMLPERIAKQNIGEIREEIKDLKKAGILVDGENGDYLLQIFLKDASGLYHEENAGPFFFEIIQRCGHPGFGEGNFRALFEAIEMQESVS, encoded by the coding sequence ATGGATACAGCATCCCGGCTGGGAATCAGGAAGGTGTTTTCGGTGGAGTTCGTGGTCGATTTCTTTGACCGGAGCCGGAACTTTTACATCGAGAAGATGGGCCTGGTGGAAACCCATCATTCCACGCCGCAATGGGAAGAGCGCTTCAAAAGCAAAGCCCTTTATTTTTCCGCCAACGACGTGCGCCTGATGGTCTCGACGCCCCTGTCGAACCACAGCTACACGGCGCAATACCTTAAAATTCTCTGCCCCGGCATCCGCAACGTCACCCTGCAGGTGGAAGATCTCGACCGCGCCGTCGATTACCTGAAAGAGCATCACGCCACCTTCGTGCATCCGGAAAAAGTGGTGGAAGCGGGCGACAGCCGCCACCGCTTCATCACCATCGCCACGCCCATCGGGTTTCTCGAGATCACATTTCTGGAGGTGACCGGCAACGAGGAAGACATCCCCATGTTCGAGAAGGTGCCGCACCCGCCTGCGGAGCAGTCGCCCTTCAAGAATATCGATCACATGACGATCAACGCCCGCACGCTGTATCCGGTTTACAATTTTTTCGAGCACGTGATGGATTTCAAAAAATTCTGGAGCGTGTCGTTCCACACGCCGGACACCCGGTCCGGGCGCAAGGGCACGGGGTTGTCGTCGCAGGTGATGTACGATCCGGGATCGCAGGTGAAATTCGCCACCAACGAACCGCTGTACCCGCACTTCAACGAATCGCAGATCCAGACCTTCGTCGAGCGCAACCACGGTGCGGGCATCCAGCATATTGCGCTGGCGGTGGACAACCTGCTGGAAACGGTGGAGACGCTGAAGGGCCGCGGCATCGAATTCCTCGACACGCCGGACACGTATTACGACATGCTTCCGGAACGCATCGCCAAACAGAATATCGGCGAGATCAGGGAAGAGATCAAGGATCTCAAGAAAGCGGGCATCCTGGTGGACGGCGAAAACGGCGACTACCTCCTGCAGATTTTTCTGAAGGATGCGTCGGGCCTCTACCATGAGGAAAATGCGGGTCCGTTTTTCTTCGAGATCATTCAGCGCTGCGGGCATCCGGGATTCGGTGAGGGCAACTTCCGCGCGCTGTTCGAAGCCATCGAGATGCAGGAGTCGGTTTCATGA
- a CDS encoding DUF3467 domain-containing protein, with amino-acid sequence MAEEKKVASPGGTGPQAAQKKGSQSLKLNWDDSKMQTTYANVVNASSTREEVSIFFGTNQTWNVPQDNEVTIQLSDRMVLNPFAAKRLLVLLNKIISEYEERFGRLPLDGETR; translated from the coding sequence ATGGCTGAAGAAAAAAAAGTTGCAAGCCCGGGAGGGACCGGTCCTCAAGCGGCGCAGAAAAAAGGAAGTCAGAGCCTGAAGTTGAACTGGGATGACTCCAAGATGCAAACCACCTACGCGAATGTGGTCAATGCTTCCAGTACGCGTGAAGAGGTGTCCATCTTTTTTGGCACCAACCAGACGTGGAACGTGCCGCAGGACAATGAAGTGACGATTCAGCTCAGCGACCGCATGGTGCTCAACCCCTTCGCCGCCAAACGCCTCCTGGTGCTGTTGAATAAAATCATTTCCGAATACGAGGAACGCTTCGGCCGCCTTCCCCTGGATGGCGAAACCCGCTGA
- a CDS encoding acetoacetate--CoA ligase: MNPILWRPSKQRVRHSHMARFLKGVNREFGLHIHDYATLHRWSVKRLEQFWEYYLRQSGIDLTRPPKQTLSSRTMPGAVWFDGAELSYAANLLKGPGNKTAIISRSETRPTTHMTFDTLRHQVACFASALRRAGVEKGDRVAGYLPNIPETVIAMLGTAAVGAVWTSCSPDFGLQGVLARFGQVEPKVLVTVDGYTYNGKAHSLDDRIKQLVPQIKGLCDVVLVPYLNEQYDLSKLDLPSAVPWSEFAREGGDVELRFDPVGFNDPLFILYSSGTTGLPKGIVHGAGGTLLQHHKEHALHTDIGPEDVVFYYTTCGWMMWNWLVSALARQATIVLYEGSPAYPSIDVLWQLVEETGCTVFGTSPKFLAINREQGKVPGKTADLSSLKAILSTGSPLDREGFRYVYRAIKKDVQLSSICGGTDIISCFMLGNPILPVREEEIQCLGLGMDVAAFNAENQPVVGEQGELVCRSPAPSMPVAFWNDPDGARYRSAYFEKVPGVWVHGDYITITEEGGVIVYGRSDATLNPGGVRIGTAEIYRVVENLPEVEDSLVIGIEEAGDIHVLLFVVLAEGCTLDDALQARIRQALKTEESPRHVPHEIFQVREVPKTMNGKKVELAVRGVFSGTSPANLHVIANAGCLSEYEDLYGRRLALRGE; the protein is encoded by the coding sequence ATGAACCCGATCCTGTGGCGGCCTTCCAAGCAACGGGTGCGCCATTCGCACATGGCCCGATTCCTAAAAGGCGTGAACCGGGAATTCGGCCTGCACATTCACGATTACGCCACCCTGCACCGCTGGTCGGTGAAGCGCCTCGAACAGTTCTGGGAATACTACCTGCGCCAGTCAGGGATTGATCTCACCCGCCCGCCGAAACAGACTCTTTCCTCCCGAACCATGCCCGGTGCGGTGTGGTTCGACGGCGCGGAGCTCAGTTACGCGGCGAACCTGCTGAAGGGGCCGGGAAACAAGACGGCGATCATCAGCCGCTCGGAGACGCGTCCCACCACGCACATGACCTTCGACACCCTGCGCCACCAGGTGGCGTGCTTCGCTTCCGCTCTGCGTCGGGCCGGTGTGGAGAAGGGCGACCGCGTGGCGGGCTATCTGCCCAACATCCCGGAGACGGTGATCGCCATGCTGGGCACGGCGGCGGTGGGCGCGGTGTGGACCTCGTGCTCGCCGGATTTCGGATTGCAGGGCGTGCTCGCCCGGTTCGGCCAGGTGGAGCCGAAAGTGCTGGTCACCGTGGACGGTTATACCTACAACGGCAAGGCGCATTCTCTCGACGATCGCATAAAGCAACTCGTGCCGCAGATCAAGGGACTGTGCGACGTGGTCCTCGTTCCATACCTGAATGAGCAGTACGACCTCTCCAAACTAGACCTTCCTTCCGCGGTGCCATGGAGTGAATTTGCGCGTGAAGGGGGCGACGTGGAGTTGCGGTTCGATCCGGTGGGCTTCAACGATCCCTTGTTCATCCTTTACTCATCCGGCACCACGGGACTGCCGAAAGGCATCGTGCACGGTGCGGGCGGCACGTTGTTGCAGCATCATAAGGAACACGCGCTTCATACCGACATTGGTCCCGAGGACGTGGTGTTCTATTACACCACCTGCGGATGGATGATGTGGAACTGGCTGGTTTCGGCGCTGGCCCGGCAGGCGACGATCGTGCTCTACGAAGGTTCGCCCGCGTATCCGTCCATTGACGTGCTGTGGCAGTTAGTGGAGGAAACGGGTTGTACGGTTTTCGGTACCAGTCCGAAGTTTCTCGCCATCAACCGCGAGCAGGGGAAGGTGCCGGGGAAAACGGCGGACCTCTCCAGCCTGAAAGCGATTCTTTCCACCGGCTCGCCGCTGGACCGCGAAGGCTTCCGCTACGTGTACCGCGCTATCAAGAAGGACGTGCAGTTGTCGTCGATCTGCGGCGGCACCGACATCATCTCCTGTTTCATGCTGGGCAATCCCATATTGCCGGTGCGCGAGGAAGAGATCCAGTGCCTGGGGCTGGGCATGGACGTGGCGGCGTTCAATGCGGAGAACCAACCGGTGGTGGGCGAGCAGGGGGAACTGGTGTGCCGTTCGCCCGCGCCGTCCATGCCGGTGGCGTTCTGGAACGATCCCGACGGAGCGCGTTACCGCAGTGCGTACTTCGAGAAGGTGCCGGGCGTGTGGGTGCACGGCGACTACATCACCATCACCGAGGAAGGCGGCGTCATCGTTTACGGACGGAGCGACGCCACGCTCAACCCCGGCGGCGTGCGTATCGGCACCGCGGAGATTTACCGCGTTGTCGAAAACCTGCCTGAGGTGGAAGACAGCCTGGTGATCGGCATCGAGGAAGCGGGCGATATCCACGTCCTCTTGTTTGTGGTGCTGGCGGAAGGGTGCACGCTCGATGATGCGTTGCAGGCGCGTATCCGCCAGGCGTTGAAGACTGAAGAATCGCCGCGCCATGTGCCGCACGAGATTTTCCAGGTACGCGAAGTGCCGAAGACGATGAACGGCAAGAAGGTGGAGCTGGCGGTGCGCGGGGTGTTTTCCGGCACGTCTCCGGCGAACCTGCACGTCATTGCCAACGCCGGGTGCCTTTCGGAATATGAGGATCTGTACGGCCGGAGACTGGCGTTGCGCGGCGAGTGA
- a CDS encoding fumarylacetoacetate hydrolase family protein: MKLLRYVGPGQPPHDGLLHGGRVFPLIGMNTVEALSALHEDDSLWHRVIEQPGLPLDVVTLLPPVEKPGAFMDFYTFEQHVKTARSKRGLEMVPEWYQYPVWYNGSPRCFSGHNSTVVFPPGEPKKDFELELGVVLKKECRGVTEKEAADCIGAYTIANDFSARALQAEVMKVGLGPAKGKDFNTGLGPWMVTPDEIPDPRNLTMRAWVNGELLTEANSGSSHFTFEQAIAFACEYQTLYPGDVLASGTVGGGCGLELDRFLNSGDVVELEIEHIGRLTHKVG; this comes from the coding sequence ATGAAACTGTTGCGTTACGTGGGGCCCGGCCAGCCGCCGCACGACGGCCTCCTGCACGGAGGCCGGGTGTTTCCGTTGATCGGCATGAACACGGTGGAGGCGCTCAGCGCCCTGCATGAGGACGATTCTCTCTGGCACCGGGTCATTGAACAACCGGGCTTGCCGCTGGACGTGGTCACGCTTCTGCCGCCGGTGGAAAAACCCGGCGCGTTCATGGATTTTTACACCTTCGAACAGCACGTCAAAACTGCGCGGAGCAAGCGGGGGCTGGAGATGGTGCCGGAGTGGTACCAGTACCCGGTGTGGTACAACGGCTCGCCGCGCTGTTTCAGCGGTCACAACTCGACCGTCGTGTTCCCCCCCGGCGAGCCGAAAAAAGATTTCGAACTGGAGCTGGGCGTGGTCCTCAAAAAGGAATGCCGCGGCGTGACGGAGAAGGAGGCGGCCGACTGCATCGGCGCCTACACCATCGCCAATGATTTTTCCGCGCGTGCCCTGCAGGCCGAAGTCATGAAAGTCGGGTTGGGCCCGGCGAAGGGCAAGGACTTCAACACCGGCCTTGGCCCGTGGATGGTGACGCCGGACGAAATCCCCGATCCGCGCAACCTCACCATGCGCGCCTGGGTGAACGGCGAATTGCTGACGGAAGCCAACAGCGGTTCGTCGCATTTTACCTTTGAACAGGCCATCGCCTTCGCCTGCGAGTACCAGACGTTGTACCCCGGCGACGTGCTGGCCAGCGGCACCGTGGGCGGCGGTTGCGGACTGGAACTGGACCGTTTTTTGAACAGCGGCGACGTGGTCGAACTCGAAATCGAGCACATAGGGAGGCTGACCCACAAGGTCGGTTGA
- a CDS encoding flavin reductase family protein yields the protein MTQHNGYAAIRPADHFWVDVYHLMNSIVQPRPIAWISSISADGKRNLAPFSYFNICSMNPPMISNSIFFNRDGSEKDTLKNIKATREYVVGVVSFEAADKANLSSAPFDYGVSEFEEAGVAVVERGQGKPPFIAESPVQLVCELNRTVPLGSGAGAGTLVLGDVREIYLSESLTAIEWQKGIPPELLNTVGRMGADYYTKTTDRFRMERPTVKK from the coding sequence ATGACCCAACACAACGGCTATGCCGCCATCCGCCCGGCGGACCATTTCTGGGTGGACGTGTATCACCTGATGAACTCCATCGTGCAACCGCGCCCCATCGCGTGGATTTCCAGCATTTCCGCCGATGGCAAGCGCAATCTCGCGCCGTTCAGTTATTTCAATATCTGTTCGATGAATCCGCCGATGATCTCCAACTCGATCTTCTTCAACCGCGACGGATCGGAAAAGGACACGCTGAAAAACATCAAGGCCACGCGCGAGTACGTGGTGGGCGTGGTGTCGTTCGAGGCGGCGGACAAGGCGAACCTGAGTTCCGCGCCATTCGACTACGGCGTCAGCGAGTTCGAAGAAGCCGGGGTGGCGGTGGTCGAACGCGGCCAGGGCAAACCGCCGTTCATCGCCGAAAGTCCGGTACAGTTGGTGTGCGAGCTCAACCGCACCGTGCCTTTGGGAAGCGGCGCGGGCGCGGGCACGCTGGTGCTGGGCGACGTGCGCGAAATCTATCTCTCCGAATCCCTCACCGCCATCGAATGGCAGAAAGGCATCCCTCCCGAACTGCTGAACACCGTCGGCAGGATGGGCGCGGACTACTACACCAAGACCACCGATCGGTTCCGCATGGAACGCCCCACGGTCAAAAAATGA
- a CDS encoding hybrid sensor histidine kinase/response regulator — MSASKKVFGAILLVAGLVGMAGYLLLNHSQTILKERIAGEIQNLTANTLDSVNRIIFMRGEELQILAHELTMRSEVESSTRKMESMPDRDVFIRQMDEDWTAGKTTPPIQAILDNPLSGTFAEKRRFLKKKYGVEVFNEIFATNRFGALIAASPRTTDYFQADEAWYQQARKSGEDVHVEAIAYDESTDAFSTTVAVKLMDDSNRYQGMLKGGLHIVIIRNLLDDFQRQAAIHSLRFYLVNEKGEVILSSMAPSGQHDARLVRIHPFGGDLSAWAPVARALQGQSGYYFHEKDGQDWLVTYQRSKGVEGISGLNWSLVLEMDAKEVLKPVSILRAGLGGVWGVLFLAAFIMGGVMIYAFINPAEKLLKSTRLRVPLTPKSAPSSPVGKKPEEDLDSISFSFKELTDDLVTHLEELEKQVSTKAQALMDAKREAEKANQAKSLFISNMSHEIRTPLNAVLGYAQILDRDSNLDPKQKNKVKGIYHSGSRLLHLINDILDMSKIAARKEVLNVRPFDLGGLICEVNSQYGALCRSKKLQWVLTMFSGPSPVSGDKQKIHQVLSNLLDNAIKFTESGCVELRVTKMEADRFRFEVIDTGPGIPPEKQEAIFGVFEQGDVGLEKGGAGLGLAISRQLVQLMGGKLMLESQTDGSTRFFFELVLPPSRQELKVVSADLKKPVTLPPGVLLRVLIVDDDPTHLEIVQEMLRRTGMEVRTAACGEEGLAMLRKWNPDLLLVDYRMPAMNGLELICEISREYGPDRFKIIMVSASAFDQERQMFLEHGVSAFISKPLVREELLEQIGLLMSIEFVPPPQDSCVISDDREGDTPIQHANLSVPSVLVDEMKMTLSKGLFDEFEQLLAVVERFGPEEKKLANQLQRMAEVFDKTAITKELDRIPPHH; from the coding sequence ATGAGTGCTTCCAAGAAAGTCTTTGGTGCGATTTTGCTGGTGGCGGGTTTGGTTGGAATGGCGGGCTACTTGTTGCTCAATCATTCTCAGACCATCCTTAAGGAACGCATCGCCGGTGAAATTCAGAACCTGACGGCAAACACCTTGGATTCCGTGAACCGCATCATTTTCATGCGGGGAGAAGAGCTCCAGATCCTGGCGCATGAGTTGACGATGAGGAGCGAGGTGGAATCCTCCACCCGCAAAATGGAATCGATGCCGGACCGCGATGTTTTCATCCGGCAAATGGATGAGGACTGGACGGCAGGAAAAACCACGCCTCCGATTCAGGCCATTCTCGACAATCCCCTGTCCGGCACCTTCGCCGAAAAGCGACGATTCCTGAAAAAGAAATACGGCGTGGAAGTGTTCAATGAAATCTTCGCCACCAACCGTTTCGGGGCGCTGATCGCCGCCTCCCCCCGCACCACCGATTACTTTCAGGCCGATGAAGCCTGGTACCAGCAGGCGCGCAAATCCGGAGAGGACGTCCACGTTGAGGCCATCGCCTACGACGAGAGCACCGATGCCTTTTCCACCACCGTGGCCGTGAAGCTGATGGACGACTCCAACCGTTATCAGGGCATGCTCAAAGGTGGATTGCACATTGTCATCATCCGCAACCTGCTGGATGATTTTCAACGGCAGGCGGCCATCCATTCCCTCCGCTTTTACCTGGTCAATGAAAAAGGGGAAGTCATCCTGAGCAGTATGGCTCCCTCCGGCCAACACGATGCAAGGCTGGTCCGGATTCATCCATTTGGCGGGGATCTGTCCGCCTGGGCCCCGGTGGCGCGGGCCCTGCAGGGCCAGAGCGGTTATTACTTCCACGAAAAAGACGGTCAGGACTGGCTGGTGACGTATCAGCGTTCCAAGGGGGTGGAAGGGATTTCCGGACTCAACTGGTCGCTGGTCCTGGAAATGGATGCGAAGGAAGTGCTGAAACCCGTTTCCATTTTGCGCGCCGGTCTTGGAGGCGTTTGGGGAGTTTTGTTTCTTGCCGCATTCATTATGGGAGGCGTGATGATTTACGCTTTCATTAATCCTGCGGAAAAACTTCTGAAATCCACCCGCCTCCGCGTCCCTCTCACTCCGAAGTCGGCCCCCTCTTCTCCCGTAGGGAAGAAACCCGAGGAAGACCTGGACAGCATTTCTTTTTCCTTTAAAGAGTTGACCGATGATCTGGTCACTCATCTGGAAGAGTTGGAGAAACAGGTTTCCACTAAAGCGCAGGCGCTGATGGATGCGAAGCGGGAAGCCGAAAAAGCCAACCAGGCCAAAAGCCTGTTCATTTCCAACATGAGTCATGAAATCCGCACTCCCCTGAATGCAGTATTGGGATACGCGCAGATTCTGGACCGCGATTCCAACCTCGACCCCAAGCAGAAGAACAAAGTGAAGGGGATTTACCATTCCGGTTCCCGGCTTCTTCATTTGATCAATGACATTCTGGACATGTCCAAAATCGCAGCGCGGAAGGAAGTGTTGAATGTGCGGCCCTTTGATCTGGGCGGGTTGATCTGTGAAGTGAACTCCCAGTACGGAGCCCTGTGCCGGAGCAAAAAACTGCAATGGGTTCTCACCATGTTTTCCGGCCCGTCCCCGGTTTCAGGCGATAAGCAGAAAATCCACCAGGTGCTGAGTAACCTGCTCGACAACGCGATCAAATTCACGGAATCCGGGTGTGTGGAGTTGCGCGTCACCAAAATGGAGGCGGACCGCTTCCGGTTTGAAGTGATCGACACCGGGCCGGGCATTCCGCCCGAAAAACAGGAGGCGATCTTTGGGGTTTTTGAGCAGGGAGATGTGGGTCTCGAGAAAGGAGGGGCCGGTCTGGGGCTTGCCATCAGCCGGCAGTTGGTTCAGTTGATGGGCGGGAAACTGATGTTGGAATCCCAAACGGACGGCTCCACGCGTTTTTTCTTTGAGCTTGTCTTGCCACCCTCCCGGCAGGAACTCAAAGTAGTGTCTGCTGATTTGAAAAAACCGGTCACTCTTCCTCCCGGCGTGTTGCTCCGAGTCCTCATTGTGGACGATGATCCCACTCATCTGGAGATCGTTCAGGAAATGTTGAGGCGGACGGGAATGGAGGTCCGCACCGCCGCTTGTGGCGAGGAAGGGCTGGCAATGCTTCGGAAATGGAACCCGGACCTGTTGCTCGTCGATTACCGCATGCCGGCAATGAACGGGTTGGAGTTGATCTGCGAGATCTCCCGGGAATATGGGCCCGACCGTTTCAAGATCATCATGGTCTCCGCATCCGCTTTCGATCAGGAAAGGCAGATGTTCCTCGAGCATGGGGTGTCTGCGTTCATTTCCAAACCCCTCGTTCGGGAAGAACTGCTGGAACAAATTGGGCTCCTGATGTCCATAGAGTTCGTGCCCCCACCCCAGGACAGCTGTGTGATCAGCGATGACCGGGAAGGGGATACTCCAATTCAGCACGCCAACCTTTCAGTCCCTTCCGTTCTGGTGGACGAAATGAAAATGACGTTGAGCAAGGGACTGTTCGATGAATTCGAACAATTGTTGGCAGTGGTGGAGCGTTTCGGGCCGGAAGAAAAGAAGCTGGCCAACCAGCTGCAACGCATGGCCGAGGTGTTCGATAAAACCGCCATCACAAAGGAACTGGACCGCATTCCGCCGCATCATTGA
- a CDS encoding homogentisate 1,2-dioxygenase → MFRYMQLGDISPMHHTAHYAGSKLLNEYCFTREGFEEPYSILYMHHPPTGESMREVYTEATWGRPAPREDSLLERRHFRGWQVQPDKHFISGRTLLAFNDDLTYGLCHPAMEEMAFFANNDADELFFLYKGEATLQSLFGKIKLRAGDYLIIPRSCPYRFRFDAPPGLLYVEGKRDIDIPHEFRHDAGQFKMDAPYSERSFRLPEWDTDLFENEEPVSIVRKRQGAFTRTHYSENYFRLEGWDGYVYPYAINLDAIQPKTGRVHLPPTSHLTFMGGGFAVMSFLPRPLDFDSRAVPCPFYHSSVNCDELLFYHSGNFTSRKGIERGSISYHPSGIPHGPHPGAYAGSIGAKQTEEQAVMVDTFAPMTLTAEGEALEDPDYPKSWQETRT, encoded by the coding sequence ATGTTCCGATACATGCAGTTGGGCGACATTTCACCCATGCACCACACCGCGCACTATGCGGGATCGAAACTGCTCAACGAATACTGCTTCACCCGCGAAGGGTTTGAGGAACCGTATTCGATCCTGTACATGCACCACCCGCCGACCGGCGAGTCCATGCGCGAGGTTTATACCGAAGCCACGTGGGGACGCCCCGCACCGCGCGAGGATTCCCTGCTCGAGCGGCGGCATTTCCGGGGCTGGCAGGTTCAGCCGGACAAGCATTTCATCTCCGGTCGCACCCTGCTCGCGTTCAACGACGATCTCACCTACGGCCTGTGTCATCCGGCAATGGAAGAGATGGCGTTTTTCGCCAACAATGACGCCGACGAACTGTTCTTTCTTTATAAAGGAGAGGCGACCCTGCAAAGCCTGTTTGGCAAAATAAAATTGCGCGCGGGCGACTACCTCATCATCCCGCGGTCGTGTCCGTACCGGTTCCGCTTCGACGCTCCTCCTGGCTTGCTGTATGTCGAGGGCAAACGCGACATCGATATCCCGCATGAGTTCCGCCACGATGCGGGGCAATTCAAGATGGATGCGCCATATTCGGAACGCAGTTTTCGACTGCCGGAGTGGGATACGGACCTGTTCGAGAACGAAGAGCCGGTGTCCATCGTGCGCAAGCGACAGGGCGCATTCACGCGCACGCATTACTCTGAAAACTATTTCCGTCTGGAAGGCTGGGACGGCTATGTGTATCCGTACGCGATCAATCTCGACGCCATCCAGCCGAAGACCGGGCGTGTGCACCTGCCGCCCACCTCGCACCTCACGTTCATGGGCGGGGGATTCGCGGTGATGAGTTTTCTGCCGCGGCCTTTGGATTTCGATTCCAGGGCGGTGCCGTGTCCGTTTTATCACTCGTCGGTCAACTGCGACGAATTGCTGTTCTATCATTCCGGAAACTTCACCAGCCGCAAGGGCATCGAACGCGGCTCGATCAGTTACCATCCGTCGGGCATTCCGCACGGACCACACCCCGGCGCGTATGCCGGGTCCATCGGTGCGAAACAGACCGAGGAGCAGGCGGTGATGGTCGATACCTTCGCACCGATGACATTGACGGCGGAAGGCGAGGCGCTGGAGGACCCGGATTATCCCAAAAGCTGGCAGGAGACACGCACATGA
- a CDS encoding thiolase family protein — MNRENSFTYIYSAVRTPIGRFNGTLAPVPAPELAAFAIREALRRGGFEGEDIDEVILGNVLSAGVGQAPARQAALHSGIPDSVGATTVNKVCGSGMKAVMMADQSIRLGQSDFVVAGGMENMSRAPFLVPHMRRGHKLGNAHMVDGMIHDGLWDPHENRHMGELSQILAHRLGYTREVQDAYAKESYTRARKAMDKGIVAKELVTVPVWHRTYTQTVDHDEQPHLDNLDQFDTMPPVFEKPGGTITKANGAKLSDGAAALVIGKPSANHKPLARILGYVTHAQSPDTFALAPVEAIRKVLAACLMEMKDIDLFEINEAFASMSLAVHDQLGLDPEKVNVHGGSIALGHPIGATGARILVTLLNALKTHGKRRGCASLCIGGGEATAMLVELV, encoded by the coding sequence ATGAACCGGGAAAATTCCTTCACCTACATTTATAGTGCTGTGCGCACGCCCATCGGGCGGTTCAACGGCACGCTTGCACCCGTGCCCGCGCCGGAGTTGGCGGCGTTCGCCATCCGCGAAGCGTTGAGGCGCGGTGGATTCGAGGGCGAGGACATCGACGAGGTGATCCTCGGCAACGTGCTGTCGGCAGGCGTGGGGCAGGCCCCGGCGCGGCAGGCGGCGTTGCATTCCGGCATCCCGGACAGTGTCGGCGCCACCACGGTCAACAAGGTGTGTGGTTCCGGCATGAAGGCGGTGATGATGGCGGATCAATCCATTCGGCTGGGTCAATCCGACTTCGTCGTCGCCGGCGGCATGGAGAACATGAGCCGCGCGCCGTTCCTGGTGCCGCACATGCGGCGCGGTCACAAGCTGGGCAACGCGCACATGGTGGACGGCATGATTCACGACGGACTGTGGGACCCGCACGAGAACCGCCACATGGGTGAGTTGAGCCAGATCCTCGCGCACCGCCTCGGTTACACCCGCGAAGTGCAGGACGCCTATGCGAAGGAAAGCTACACCCGTGCGCGCAAGGCGATGGACAAGGGCATCGTGGCGAAGGAACTGGTGACGGTTCCCGTATGGCACCGGACTTATACGCAGACCGTCGATCACGACGAACAGCCGCATCTCGACAATTTGGATCAATTCGACACCATGCCGCCGGTGTTCGAAAAGCCGGGCGGCACCATCACCAAAGCCAACGGCGCGAAACTGAGCGACGGCGCGGCGGCGTTGGTTATCGGCAAGCCGTCGGCCAACCACAAACCGCTGGCGCGCATTCTGGGGTATGTCACGCACGCGCAGTCGCCGGACACGTTCGCCCTCGCTCCGGTGGAAGCAATCCGGAAAGTGCTTGCGGCGTGCCTGATGGAAATGAAGGACATCGACCTGTTCGAGATCAACGAAGCCTTCGCGTCGATGTCGCTTGCGGTGCACGATCAATTGGGCCTCGATCCGGAGAAGGTGAATGTGCACGGCGGGTCGATTGCGTTGGGTCATCCCATCGGTGCAACGGGCGCGCGCATCCTGGTGACTCTGCTCAATGCGCTCAAGACGCACGGCAAAAGGCGCGGTTGCGCCAGCCTGTGCATCGGCGGCGGCGAGGCCACGGCGATGCTGGTCGAACTGGTGTGA